From Macrobrachium nipponense isolate FS-2020 chromosome 6, ASM1510439v2, whole genome shotgun sequence, a single genomic window includes:
- the LOC135216528 gene encoding uncharacterized protein LOC135216528 translates to MTKEILEVNRRNDRIIWVRLIVENCTVNIFSAYAPQIGRSDAGKDCFWSDLEEEMEKVPVDERYLVGGGLNGHVGQINHAISRIHGGYGYDERNTEGERIVDFAVSKDVVLVNTFFTKWQEHLVTCKSGRR, encoded by the coding sequence ATGACGAAGGAAATCTTGGAAGTAAATAGAAGAAATGATAGGATTATCTGGGTCAGGCTGATAGTTGAAAATTGCACTGTTAACATCTTTAGTGCATATGCACCCCAGATAGGACGCTCAGATGCAGGGAAAGATTGCTTCTGGTCGGACCTagaggaggaaatggaaaaggTACCAGTTGATGAAAGATACCTTGTTGGTGGTGGTCTGAATGGGCACGTAGGCCAGATTAACCATGCGATCAGCCGTATACATGGTGGGTATGGCTATGATGAAAGAAATACAGAGGGTGAGAGaattgttgattttgctgtgtccAAGGATGTGGTGCTGGTGAACACTTTTTTCACCAAGTGGCAAGAGCATCTAGTTACGTGCAAAAGCGGAAGAAGGTAG
- the LOC135216526 gene encoding uncharacterized protein LOC135216526 produces the protein MYKRKDLREVKDCEIIPGDHGSVQHRLVVMELVMEIEQIRNKKMQGPKRIKWFKLKEIELCRQFKEKFLVELTHEIEDVDEWWNRTMEIILRVAREILGESSGKMFGNKETWWFNEEVKDATKQKRESNKKWEGAQMVEDWMVYKEANNLAKKTVAIAKDRAYDQFYKELDTKEGKGKIFKLAQMRNKSTKDITHIRQMKDKDGNALRDERDIIRRWEEYFEALLNKENERFLRGDGHTNCGPVTEITKAEVSGTGKDEK, from the coding sequence ATGTATAAGAGGAAAGATTTACGCGAGGTAAAAGATTGTGAGATCATACCAGGAGACCATGGGAGTGTGCAACATCGTTTGGTAGTGATGGAATTGGTTATGGAAATTGAacaaataaggaataaaaaaatgcaagGGCCAAAAAGGATTAAATGGTTTAAGCTGAAAGAGATCGAACTTTGTAGGcagtttaaagaaaaatttttagtggAACTAACACATgaaattgaagatgttgatgaatggtggaaCAGAACGATGGAAATAATACTGAGGGTTGCTAGAGAAATACTGGGTGAGAGTAGTGGCAAGATGTTCGGAAATAAGGAAACGTGGTGGTTCAATGAAGAAGTGAAAGATGcaacaaagcaaaagagagagtcAAATAAAAAGTGGGAGGGGGCCCAAATGGTAGAAGACTGGATGGTCTATAAGGAAGCAAATAATTTGGCAAAGAAAACTGTAGCAATTGCTAAGGATAGAGCATATGATCAGTTTTACAAAGAGCTAGATACcaaggaagggaaaggaaagatcTTTAAACTGGCACAAATGAGAAATAAGAGTACCAAGGATATAACACACATAAGACAGATGAAGGATAAGGATGGAAATGcactgagagatgagagagacataataaggaggtgggaagaatattttgaggctttactgaacaaagaaaatgaaagatttctaagagGAGATGGACACACAAATTGTGGaccagtcacagaaataacaaaagctgaggttagtggcactgggaaagatgaaaaatag